A region of the Passer domesticus isolate bPasDom1 chromosome Z, bPasDom1.hap1, whole genome shotgun sequence genome:
ggtttgagggtggtgggttttgtttgtttgtttgtatgtttTGGTGAAGTTTACATTCTTGCTTAGGCTTTTTTCACAAAACTGTTTGGTTTGTCTACCTCTAAAGACCAATTCTGCCAGCTTTACTTGAGAAAGCTTTCCATTGTGATATATCTCTTTCTCCACTGATCTCGCTCCTGTTAGATCCATGGTCTTTGCTGTATTGTACAAGCTGGAAGAACAATCCCCATTATGCTGCAGTAGACTCTGAGTTACTACATCATTTCGCTTCTTTGCTCCCTGTATGCACACAGAATCCTCTGCAGGCAGCCTCCCTGGCCACTCACCCAGTCatcttcctctcttttttccacTGGTCACTGATCTGTTTCCCTACAGGAATTTTCATTCAGGATTTCTGAAATAGAAGAGTGAAGAGACAGATGGGATTTCTTCTAACTAAATCTGCCCTAGTAGTTCCTTCTGTAGAAACAAAGCATTTTCCTCATCTTTCTGTCTCAGAGGTCTCCTTGAAGGCTTGCCATCTTGAAAAGTAATAGCCCTCTGGCTGAATCCTCTGAGTTTTGGAAAAAAGTGGAGCAAGAAAGGAACCTAAGCCTAACACTCAAAATCaaagtttctggctgactgGCATTAACATGTATGCGCTGCTTTAAAACCGGTGGAATATTATGCTAAGAAATGGACAATGAGCACATTCTTATAAAGTCCTAAGTCTCTGAATTGTACAAGATAAAATCTTGATATAAAGCTCCAGTCTtatgaaattaaaatactttattatTTTAGGAACTTCTGTTAAGGAATCCAGTCTAATGTTGTGTTTGCTTATCAGTCATGGGAGTTTCCAGTTTCCACTGGTGAAAACCCTTACTGCATTTCATCGTATAAGGTGTCTACCATTGCTACTGCAAAGACTATCTCCAGCACAAAGACAAGGTTAGCTTAAGAGAAGGAGCTTTGGGGGTTAGATACTACTTTTTAGCTTCTTGCTTTTCAATGAAGCAGTGTGGGGAATAAAAGTCACAAAGATATGGAAGCACACAATTGAAGAAACTTACGTAATTGTGCTACTGTTTCAATTATCtgtttatatttaaaatgtttaaagcTATTTTAAATACTGTTCTTTTGCCAACCAGCATTTTatagggattaaaaaaaaatcccaaacccttgCCAGCATATTTTTGTAGTGCTAGGTCATATAAAAAATCAAGAAACACAGATGCTAACCATAGTAGTGCAGTAGTTCTATCTCCCCAACCACTTGCATGACAATCCACTTCTACTGGTGTTACTGCAGCTGCTAGCAAAATATTAAACTCAAGTAGCCCTGTGTGGGGCTTGTTAGTTTCACTTTTGAGAGTAAGCAGAACAGTGGCAGTTCCAAGTAAAAGCTGTTCCCTTTGCAATCTTTTCAATTTGCTTCCTGTGCCATTTACTGAATGGTTACCTCTCCATAGATCAGtagaatatttatttatgttgCCTGCTGCAACACCTCCTAAGCACAAACTGACTCCTGTTGTCACAATTTCTGGTAACCAAAAATATCTGTCTGGGTTTTTTGGTAGCTCTAGGCTTTCTGTCTATGGCTGACTCAATTCTGTAGCAGCAGAGGAAGCAGAAGAGAAGACATTCAAAACCAGGAGGGTTGGACACCCTGTGACTCGTCTCAGAGGGCTGGGTTTCCTCCACAGGTCTAGCTGTGTTgaaggcagtgccagggctgcagggtaCTCTTGCAGCTTCTCTGGTCCTGGGAATGCCAGATTCAACATTGCTCAGCATTGATCGAAAACCATGACAACTAGCTTTCCTTCATTTCTGTAGATGAGAACTAGTTCTACTCTTTGAAGCAATTAGATAAATACATCTAGTTGTTTTGATCCTTCACATGAAAGGAGTCTTGGGAATGACACACTCTGAAGCTACTCCCTGGAAGGATCAAGTTAACTCCTGTTTCTGCCTGGGGTACAGCTATCTTGACAATATCTTTTATAACCTAAACTTTGAGGAAGCTTAATGGCAAGTGATATGTATTCTTTGTCCTAGGGAGAGCtttcttgctttattttgtaTGTGTGCCTCAGTGTCAGGGAATACTTACTGGAATTGCTTATCTAAAAATCTTCCTCCTCTAAGAAATGGAGTTAGTGGAAGCTATTTCTAGATCCTGAAATGCTGTCCCAGAGAGCTACAATATGTAGTTTATTTCCATTACGCTATAAAGAGTGGAACAAGATATCAGTATTTTCAAATTTAATAGTTGCTGGGTGCTTCTTTTAATATAGGAAATTAAAGAGCTGAATTTGATTTATTGTTTTAGTTACAAAGAAAGGTCTTTAACTGATCtgactgaaatttaaaaataagggAGGAGAAGAAAATAGTGATTTGACATAGGTTTGATATTGTTTGTACCAATGTAAATACAAAGCAATACTGAAAATCAGTGGTTAAATTATGTAGAGTTTGATCCCACAATTAATTAATGAAAGCTGTGTTACCAAAGCGGTAGCATGTGGGACAGGCCTCTCTCAGAATTGATCTTAACTGGTTTGCAGATGTTCATACCTTTTTGAATCCAGACTAGGAATTTACTTCTTTGTGAAAACCTTATACTCTTACTAGTTTTAACTAAAATTGGCCAAAAGATTCAAAAGCAAAACTGCTATGTTAAAGGTAcctaataatttatttttaacataaaatattttagtattaAAGTTTTGCCAGTGTATATTTGATACCAACACTGATATCTAGCTTTTTCCTCAAGTaactttttcagaaatattgaTAAAACAATGGGTCTCATATCTATTTTAATTTGAGCAACAATTACTTAGCACATTTGAAGAATCAGCAGACTGCATATTTTTATAATTGTATTTCAGACTGGAATAGGTTTCTGATTTTAAGCTCTGCTCATGCTTTTCCAGAACTGTGAATCAAAACACAACATGCTGCTACTATATACTATCAATCAGAAGTAAAACTGAGTAGAAACAAAAGTGAAATTCAGTGTCTTTACTTCATTGTGAAATATTAAAGTGAGAATACCATGTGGAAAAATTACCtacaaaaatgttttcacttTGAGTTTACTGTATGCAGTAGAATCACTTCATAAAAGTTTCTTGTGTGTATATTTGTGTGTGTCTATTAAAGTTTCTTGCTCTTACAGAATCATAAAACAGTTTGGGTTTGAAGAGACATTAAAAGCCATCTAGTTCTAATGCCCCTGTCATAGGTAGGGACATCTTTCACTATACCAAATTGCTCACAGTCACATCCAATTTGATCTTTAACCTTTCCAGGGATGGACCATTTGcagtttccctgggaaacctgttccagcacctcagtgttttcacaataaagaatttcttcttaatatctaatctaaacctactttcttcagtttaaagctattttgtcctgtcactacatgcccatgtaaaaagtctctctccagtCTTCCTGTAAGACTCCTTTACAGGAATGATCTAAAACCGGGAGGCTGCTGTAAAGTCTCCCTGAAGACTtctccctgaagccttctcttctccatccTAACTCAAGAACCCTGAAAAAGTCTCTGGTGACTGATGTGAGTACAGAAGACAGTTAAGAAAATGTGCAAGATACACTTGGTTCACTTTCATGACATTGATTTCTGTATTGCATCCAAGCAGCTTAGTAATTGTATCtaaatgtatttcaaaatgaaaaaaaaaaaaaagaatgaaaaatatcaTAAACGTTGAGCTCTTGAGTGAGGAAATTCAAAAACTCCAACAGCTGACCTTAACAGGATTGTTGTTACCTCATTGTGTTGTCTTTTGTCCTTTTAGTTTCTAGCTGTATCACAGTCACATCCTGCTACACTAAAGCAGATGAAATGACACAACAATGAAAAACACAATtaagtaaaacaaagaaaaaccccaaacccagcaggtTGAAACACTACTGATGGAAAGGAATTTACCTAAACATTAACTTTTGAAGCTTCCTGGCTTTCACAGATAGATAACTGCTGCCAAACAAGCGAAGGAAGGTTAACTTTCCATAATAATGCATGGTAAAAGAATATGGGCAGAGCTGCACTCTATTGCATTTAAAATCAGACATTATTAAACAGTACATAATTAACTTctagaaatattaattttaaaaatccataacAAATATTCTTATCTAAATCTCCATTCATGTCTTGAGacggaggaaaaaaattctaatatatatacacatatgaaAACACTATTCAAAGAACAATCTTACTTTCCACAAATTGATGCCAGGTCATTACACAGTCATGAACACTGTACACAGTGAAGTCCTGAAGAAGATGAACTGGGCTGGAAACCTATAATTATGCATTAGAGTACTTCTGTCAATTTCTGAGTCCCTTTAAATATCTGGAAACTCCAAGAATTAATAGAGGAATACTAGTTTGTATGTATGAGGAAAGAAGGCTGTTCTCCATATTTGCCTAAGGTAAGAAAGCTGAGGTgattttggtttgatttttcaaaagaaaaaacagaccCTGGGCCCTCCAAAATCTATTTTGAGAGGTTTTTAATCTAGTAGACTTCCCTATTCCCATGGGTTTTTCAAAGACAATTTCTttgtcaaaaattattttcctattgATAGGTAGACCTAGGAAGGCATTTATTATGAATATGAATACAATTTGTATAACAGTAGCACTGAAAACTTTTTTAATTCAGTGGAGGGTTGATCCTGACTTGATACCAGATATCCAACAAAACTACTCTTAACACTCTCCTTTGCAATTAGAcatgggagagaaaatataGTGAATGGCTCATGATTTGAGATATAGTCAGTGAGACTGGTAAATCAATTACCATCTCAGGCAAAACAGACTGAATTTGGTCATTAGTTGAATTTAGGACCAAGAAAATCAGatcaggataatgagaagtaaaacaaacaaacagtttCCCTCACTTCTCTTCCTTCCTAGCTCTACTTCCTCCTGTAATGGTGCAGGTGGAAGAGGAACAGTGgttatggtcagttcatcagACATTTTTTCTCCCAGTGCTGAGGAAGAGGAGTCTTTCCCATGCTCCAGCGTGGGGtgcctcccacaggagacagttccCTATTGATTTCTCCCGTGTGAGCTCATCTCACAGGAAAATTGCCTATTCCTATTCCTGATGGTGCAATCCatcaggcacagcctgctccagcatgagAACTCACAGGGTCACAAGTCCTACCAGGAAACCTGCTCCACTGTAGGCTCCTCTCTCCCTGGatctgcaggtccctgccaggacttgctccagcacaggccTCCCATAAGGTCACAACCTCTTTTGGGCATGCACCTGCTCGGGTGTGGGTCTCcttcacaggctgcagggggatCTCTGCATCCATATGGTCccccgtgggctgcaggagcacagctgcctcaccatgggctgcaccaTGGCCTTTAGGGGAAACCCAGCTGCAGTGTCTACCTCATCCCTCCCCTTCTTCACAGACCTTGCTGTCTGCCGAGCTGTTCCTCTTGCATACTCCCAGTCTGCTCTTCTCCGGCTGCAATTACATCTACCcaataactttttttccttcttaaatatgttatcaaaAGGCATCACCATCATTTCTGATTgtcccagccttggccagcagcatgtctgGCTTGAAGACGACTGACACTGGCTCTACCAGACATGGAGGACACTGCCAGCATATTCTGACAGAAGGCAGTAGCTCCCCCActaccaaaacctggccatGAAAACCTAAGACAAAATTCACATGTTATTGTATTTAGATACCAGCCAAGCATAGAAGATACCCTGCTTTAAAGatgaaagggaaaacaaagcaaaacagaacCTATGCAAGCAAAATTTGGTTAGGACAGTCACTTGACGGAGTCCTGGCATACTGATGGACTCCTGAAGTATTTATATTGCAATCACTAGGACTTTTGACAGCAGAACCACTAACAAACACTACAAGCTGAGTCTTCATGCTTGAAGGTTCTCCTTCAGCCTCAGGCTGcagttttattaattttgtttggttCTGTTAGCAGATTTTGAGTAGAAATTCAGACTTACTGACCCTTTTCTTCACTGTGTGGTACTTGTATACCTAAATGTTTACTAAGCAAAAAGTCACAGGGTGACAGTAAATTTGTGATTCCCTGTATTACCATTTATACCAAGCCATTTCCTATCAGTGGACTGCAtttcaaaaatttattttgaagttcTATAGTTAAACCAATTGCTTGTGCTTACTTGCCTGCCTGCTTTCTCCAGCTACTAAATTGTTGGCTGCACACTAGGTTTTATCCTCTAATAAGAGAAAGGCACATGTTCCTTAAAAGGCAGtcccatgctgctgctctgttgtGACTCAACTAACTTGGCAAGGAAGGAATTTACTCCATTTCCATATCAGATCCACACCAACCTGTGCTGAGCCACATGGATGACAGTGCTCAAAGGATTGCAACATTTAATAGAGCCACAAGCAGTATGGGAGATCAGTGCAGGTCTTACTATTCACATGAGGCAATTAGCTTCACTAAACAGTAAATAAGAAAATGATTTAATCTTTATTTGCAGAAAACCTATCAGAAACTATTGAAATCCACGAAACTGGAACAATTCAATTTGAAAGGTGCAGATGAAAATCTCATGCACTACATGTGGGTGACTTGTGCACATATTTCTTAACCAATATTGGTTAAGAAATACAGCAATACTTCTATGGAATCATTTTAAATCCAAGATTTAATGCCACTGGACATTTGACACACCCATCTCTTATACAATCTGTCAGGCAGATCACTATTCCTGATCACTGTCGGCTACAAAGCAGGCTTCTCTGTCTTCTCCTTGTATTGTTTGGAGGGAATCCCGGAGAGCTGTTGAAAATGAAAGCTTATCCAGCTCCTGGAAACTTCTGGGAAAGGAAACAGGGAAGTTTTGGACACACAGGGAGCATTACCTGATTCAATTCCACTGATTTATAAAAGTCACCGTCCTGCATTAGTCCCTGTAGTCTCTGAGCGCTTTTTACTTGCTCAGCAACTGAACTAAAGCCTGTTCTTGTAGGGCTTTTTCTATGTTTGttagggtttttaaaatttttttcctatgggATTGTTGTTATGCAGCATTTTGTACCTGATCAAGAACACAGTGGGCTGTTGGAGAAGGAACTGACAAAGATGTGCATCTTCTAATGAGGGTACAATTCAGTGTCTGGAGAAGTACCTTTTGCATCCTTAGGTATATGCTCCAAAAGCTGTCTTTTCAGAAATGCATTACAAATGGTATTTTTAGGTACTTTCTACTGTCCCTCAGAGGAACAGTATCAAATGGATGTCTTCCCTTCAAATGGAAGAGGAAAATCTTGTGCTTCCTGTTGGGACCCTCAAAGCCAAGAGATGGCTTCTTTTTCTAAGTTATATTTTCCCACAGGGGATGAATTAGAAGTATGTCCTTTTGCAAGCCGAGTCATACACAAAGCACCTGTATTTACAGGTGCTTTTTCTTCCATTCCCCTCCAGGAAGGAGGTAATCACTCATACAACTTCAAGAAAAAGGTTTCAGAGAATGACTATAAAAAATGATAACATTTCTTTTAAGACTGTTCTTCGCATCATATATTTAAAGAGAAAGCATGGCTTTTTAACCAAACTATGTCTTTGTCCAAGGCAGGGCCTATTACACAAAtaaaatgagacaaaacattATGACATATGTACTTACTAAACAGTATGAATTTTACATCCTACTACAAAAGtagaaagaaaagtgaaatacATGCATAGATTTGACTAAAATAAGTAACTTCGTTAGTGTTGTAATTTGAAAAGGTTTTGCAAATAACTCCCTACTTCTGAAAAGAGAATATGCTTTGATTTTAATTTCAGCTGAAAATTATAAATCAAAGGACAACTATGAGAATTTTTGAAGGAACTACTACAGAActatttctgtaattttcagctttttgaacatgaaaatgaaacaaagtctATATCCTGGCCAGCACACTAAACTCAGAATTTAGAACACTGAAGTAAAGTAATCAAGTAAGTAAAACTAAGCCTTTTGCACAGATGGCAAGTTCGTAACTTGCTTTGAAAAGCAAACTAAATTTGAAGCTGCTACACCACCTGTAGAAATAATGTTTTTTGTATTATTAGCAGTATCTTTGTCCATTATTCGGGAATATGTTTACTAACTTTATTGTTTAGCATCCATGTTTTTGGATTCTGTAGGTTATGCCTATGTTACTACACCCTATACACAAGGGCATTCACAGAGTGTGAAGACACAAAATGAAATGTGTGAACAGTATGGAGCAACTCCCTCCCACAGGTTGACACTGGTGTCCAAGCATAGTAACATGCAAATGTATGGACACTGTATCATCATTTagcaaagaaaaagggaaggggGGGTGCTTAAATGGCAGTTAGATGCAAACCTGAGATGTTCACAGTTTTTGAGTGCAGATGCCTTTTAAAGGTTTTCTTGAAAATTGATATAGTAGCCAGAACCCTGATGAAAGTAATGAACAATGCTGAACAgtgaaaaaggatttttcatagaACAATTCTGTTTCTTGCTATGCTATACTTAAACATGTTTAATTATAATTGAAGACAAACAAGAATACCAGGTATGATTAGATAAGCTGTAAAGTTTGGAGTCCTAACACAGATTGGACTTTCAAAATCTAAGCAAGGGATGGTGTGCTTTATCACTCCAGAGGGTGAGACATTTTGCAGGCCCAACTACACCTGATCCTGACAAACTACTGAAACTTAACAATATAAGGACTTGTCATCTATTTCAGTCAAATTCTTTGCATTTGCAGGATCTGTCCACAGAAATCTTGATGAGCATAGTCTTATGTCATGCAGTGAACACAACCAATGTAGTACACTACTCTCTGTATCTTTTGAGTGGTCTGGATATCAGTGGCATATTAAGTAATTATGTTTGGGAGGCATcagcatatttttattttggagtttctttcttttctctgcttggAAGAAGTTTCCAGTGTCACTGCAGCATGTTTGTGTGAGTTTTCCACACTGCAAACTGAGAAGAGACATTAAACATGAAAAGCAAATTATTAGAGAATGTAATACCACAGAAACTTTCTTTGAGATGAAGGACTAGATATTATCAAAGAAAATATGCTGTAATTGACTTTATTTCAAAATCACCAGGTATTCTTCACACTGCACATTCAATAAAAACCAAGCAATGTACCCACTGATATAATTTCCAGTTCTGAAATGGCCTAGATTTTGTGAGATGATCTTAAAGGACATGAGACCTGGAAGATTATGTTATAGCACATGGGTATACTCTTCTGTACAGAGCAAAAGACTATGCATCACATCATAGAAATGACAAAGTGAGATTGTCCTTAAAGAATTACATTTTAACAGTACCAAATTGCTAGCTGACATGTAATAGCCTGCTTTGAAAGCAAGAATGTCACGAAACCGAGTCTATTAGCAGTCTGAGACTCATCAACCATCAAACTTTTACGTGGCTTTTTAGtttttccctgtcccagcctgtgtttttcctttgtctaACAGACAACCCACCAGAGCCTTCAGGTGAAGCATGATTACTTGGCACGGACAAGAAAACAAGGAACAAACTCATCACACAGGAAGTGACAGAAAAGTGTGCATTTCATAAGTCAGAACTGTGCAATAAATCCCAAGAAGTGAGACGGAACtagcacacatacacacacatacacacacacacacacacacacactttgcTTCAACCATACATTTTTTCTTTGGCCAAACTAACACACACCACAGTGCAGCAAAGACGCTGCTTGTTTGCCATGGCTGAACAAGGCCAGATCTGTCCCTCACGCTCGCTGGTCCCCAGCCCTTCGCCTCACAGCGGTCCAGCTTTCCCTCGGCGGGCTCCTACAGACGGAGACTTGTGGGAGGCAAGGAGCCCTTGCTGCCCACACCGACTGTGGAGCAGGCAGCggggcaaagagcagcactcGCCCGCTCGGCAGCGGTTCCGCTTCCCGCACTGACAAAACCTGCTGCCCTCTCTAGTGCCGACGGAACCTGACAGAGCTGCAGATGAGTTTCGATCTCAGGCACATacgtgactcttggggatggtacTGTGTAGGGCCGAGAGCTGGACGCGATGATCCATGTGTGTCCCTTGCCCTTTCCAACTCAGAGTATGCTGCGGTTCTGTGACGAGGGGACCGCCGGCTCCCCGGGAGAGCTGCGCGACGCCCGCCCTGCGGCCGCACGGTGTCCCCGCGGGCCGGGGGGCTCCCCgtcccgcccggcccggcccggcccggcccggcccggcccggcacggcgaGCCCCGCGCGGAGCGGCCGCGCCTGGCCGGGGCAGCGCGGCGGGACCGCCCCGCCCGCAGCCGCGCGATGACGTGAGCGGCGGGAGCGCCGCCCAGCCGGAGGCAGCGGCGAGAGCGCGGGTCGGCGCGGAGCTGCCGCCGCGTCCCCCGGCTGGCGCCGCCGTGCATGGGGAGGGAGCGGGCGGGACGCTGCCTGCGCGCCGCGCTGCACAGCCGCCGCGGTGAGTGGGGCCGGCAGCGCCCGCCCGCCGGCGGGGCCCAGGGGGTGGCCGGGGTGGCGGCTGCACCGCCGTGCCCCGCGCCCCGTCCCGCGGGCGGGGGCTCgccccggcgggcgggggcgggcgggcgctCGGGGGGCGGGAGACCCGGTCCGGCGGGCGCTGTGAGCGGGGCACCGCGCTGGCTTCCTCCCCCTCCGTAAACAGGGCTCCcggggggcgggccggggccgacCTGGGCGGCGGGGAAGTGTGGCTGCCGCGCCTCTTCGGTGGAGGTGCTGTGTGTTGCGGGAGAACTTCCTCGCCAGTACTTATTTGTGccgttaaaaaaaaaatctcttcgcAGAAGGAGGGCAAACAGTCGCGAAAAACCGCATTTGTGGTTTTTCTCTGTAAGTCTCTGTTGAATTTGCTTGTGCGTGGGGAAGTGTTCCGTTAGGTGTGGGTTGTGAATTAATAGATTTGATTAATTTTCAGAcgataatttttcttttaagaaaataatttcagataaAACTtcctcagatttttttcttttttttttttttcattcttctttttctttttttttttttttcaattagaaCCTGATTGTGGCATTGTCTTCAAATTTCTTACTTCTGCAGTCAGTGACAGGTGAGAAAATAACACCTTCCTTTGGTTATCCATAAATTGTTTTGTGCTGAGAATTGTTGACTGTATTCCTTTCGGTTGTTGCATAGAAGGAAACTTAATTGGGAAGATTATAATGGTTATTAACAGTTTTGAGGGTAATTTTGCACTTGTGTAAATTTGTAAAGCAAACTGTAAATTTGCTTCGTGATCAGTGTTTCTGACATCTTTGCTCTGTTAAGCTTACCAATTTATTATCTACTTCATTTGTTCTATTGCTAGTTAAATGTAACTAGGTGAGAGAGAAGTGTTTTTTAAGTTTCTGTTTTATGGAAAATCAGTATTGACAGAAGACTATGGAGAGATGTGCACGCTTAAAGGTATTTTGGATCAGTTATATGGATtaactttcttttccttccttgcaTCTCAGTCTTCTTCATAACTGATATGGTGCTAATGCTGTAGTGATGTTCTTTGGACATGCTCCTTTTTCTTACCTTTTTAGGGTTTGTGGCAGTAATTTGAGAATTCAGTAGGAATACAGTAACCACTACTGTGTTCTGCTTGATGAGAATGCATCCAGAGTGACTTACATGGTGTAAGTCTAGACTCTTGAATTAAACAATTTCAGTATTATTGTATAAAATAGCAGGGATTTTAAGCTGTGGTGGACTTTCCAGAGAAGCCTGAATTTGACCTATTCacagattttcattttttgtaaGCGCCAGTGACAGCAACATGGGGAAGGAGTATTTTCTGCTGGAAGGGGAAGTTGTAATGAGCAAGAAATACATGGAATGCATAAAACAGTCCAACATCCTTGTTGGTTGAATCAGACTGACTGGAACTGCAGAATGGAAAACGAAAGGAGGTTGCTACTGCTTTTTACTTGTAGCTGTTCAAAGTGATAATTAGGCTAATACCAAGTTGAAATCTGTAGAATAACCATTTCCAAACTATGTGGAGGTAGTGTTATGCATGACCACAGAATAGTACTGAAGTGAGTGTTAGTGCCATGTTGTACTAGCAGTGGCATCATCTCTCTGAAGTTAGGAGAAAAGCAATTGCTGAATGATGTTGTTGCGTTGCCATTGGTCTCCTTTTATTTCAGCTTTGGGGCATTTTTACAATATGACCTTATGTAAACAAAAGCTAAGTGACGATGTTTGCAGTTACAAGAAATCACCTGAGATCCCATCTGAAAGAGCCTTAAGAGGGTAATAAACAAAATTCAGAAATGTAGTAATACTAAACAGAGACAGTAATTAAATGACGTTCATTATGAATAGAAGAGTATCAAAAGTTACAAAACTTGCGATTAAAAAGCAGTTAACAGAATTGACCATGCAATAATAAAACAAGTATttgttctaaaaaaaaaaaacaaaaaaaacaaaccaacaaaaaaccccccccaaaaaaaaacaactggaaGAAGGTAACCAAAATCTGGTGCCTTTTTTTTAGAAAAGTAACTGGAACTTTAAGTAGGAGGTTGAATGAGATGACCTCATGCAGTGCCTTTCAACTCAAATTATCCTATCCTAGTGCCCGTCTTCTGTTACAGGCTAGCATTTTTGCTGTAACACACCTGCTACTTTTTACCTAGGTTTGCATGCAAATGTTATCACTGTCATTAGGCAAGTACACagttatattttttcatttgactTAACAGAGCTACTGTTTCAAAGCCTCTGACCCTGGCTGTGCACTGATTTTGGTGGGTTCTTTATGTATTCATGTGTCCCATGGGGTTCTCAGCATGAGGCCAGTAATGACTAATATGAGTAATACTAGCATGATCTGAGTCAACATTTGAGCTCATGCTTACGTTTGTATTTCTTTAACTTGTTTCAGTTACAATTTCTTTATCAAAAGCTGAATGAGGAGTTTTCTTGAATTTCTGAAcatgagattttaaaaattattctgtaaGATAGATCTGTCTTCATGCAGACGTGAAAAACTGTACAAAAAATGTGAATATACAAAGAAACTCCTTTGTAGTAGTTCTGCTGAAGGAAGAGTAATCCAGTTTTATTTGCTGCATACAAATAGATGCTTTCTGCTGCATACTATGTTCATCTAGAGAGTAGATTGTCTCACTTAAATTGGTTGTGAGCATCAGTACAGTGACAGCTACAAGGTACAAGTGTAAGGTAGGTTGTTACTGTCAGTTGCAGCCTGTAAGATGCTCAAAGAAGGGTGATGCCTCACTCAAATCTCAAACTCTGTGGGTTATGCAGTACTGGATACAGAGAGGTCTGGTTCACGTGGACAATGATAACCCCCATCTGTTATGTAGAATGACTTGCCTAGAAGGCAATTGTCCATCTAATTTTGGTTATGTAGTTACTGTTTCATGCAGTCAAAGCTGAATCTTTAAATCTGATTTGTAGAAAAAAACCTGTCCAATCTGGTGCAAGCACCTATTGATTTAAAATCAATAGAAACATTGTCCGTTTCTGAGGTGAGTTGTCTCTGCATCTGTCTTTGACAATGACTTCCACAATAGCATTACATGGTTCCTTTTGTTGTTAGTAGA
Encoded here:
- the LOC135289487 gene encoding serine/arginine repetitive matrix protein 2-like, which translates into the protein MHGGASRGTRRQLRADPRSRRCLRLGGAPAAHVIARLRAGRSRRAAPARRGRSARGSPCRAGPGRAGPGRAGRGAPRPAGTPCGRRAGVAQLSRGAGGPLVTEPQHTLSWKGQGTHMDHRVQLSALHSTIPKSHFAVWKTHTNMLQ